Within the Burkholderia mayonis genome, the region CGCAGCGCCGCGCGCCGTGCAGGTCGAGCAGCCGACGCTGCTCACGTGGGGTGCGGCGGACCGCACGCATCGGCATAGCGACAAGTGGTCGATCGCGCGGCACGTGCCGCAAGCCGTCCTGCATCCGGGCTTCGAGCAGGCGGGGCATTCTCCGGAGCTCGAGGATAGCGATGCGTTCGCGGCGCTCTTGCTCGACTGGCTGACGGCGAAGCGGGAAAGCTGAGTGCGCCCGGCCGAACGCGTGGCGCGACGCCGAAGATCGGCGCGCGCCCTTCGTCTGGGCACCATGCTTCGCGAGCGCGTTCGATTTCGCAATCGGCGCGCAATGCGCGCCGCCGCTTCGAGCAGCGCGCGCCCATCATGCCGCCACCGCGCGCCGCCCTCCACCGCCCCTCCGCCGATACGGAGCTTCACCGCGACGAACCGATCGCGCCCACTCTCTGCGCGACCCGTTCGCAATCCGACAACAACCGATCGACTTTTTCGAGGACAGCCTATGCCCGCACCGACCCGCCGTCGCGCCGGCCTGACGCGAGATGGACAACAACGCCGCGATTTCATCGACAAGACGCTGAAGACGATCGCCGCCGCACCATTGCTCGGCACGGCATCCGCCGCAGCGGCGGCATCGCCTGCGGGCGTCTACGACTACGTCGTGATCGGCGCGGGCTCGTCGGGCTCGGTGCTCGTCCGACGCCTGATCGACGCGGGCCACAAGGTGCTCGTGCTCGAAGCCGGGCCGACCGACAGCCTGCCCGCGATTCACGAGCCGCCGAGCGTGATGCAGCTCTATCACAGCGAAGTCGATTGGGCGTTCACGACGCTGCCGCAGCATCACGCGGCCGATCAACGCATGGACTGGCCGCGCGGCAAGACGCTCGGCGGCAGCAGCGCGATCAACGGGATGGTGTACGTGCGCGGGCTGCCGCAGGATTTCGACAGTTGGGCGGAACGCGGCGCGGCGGGCTGGGCGTGGCGCGACGTCGAGCCGTATTTCCGCAGGCTCGAACGCTTCCGGCTCGACGATCCGCTGCGCGTGCACGGCCACGACGGCCTGCTCGACATCGGCCGCCCGACGATGACGCCGCTCGCGCACGACTTCGTCGCGGCCGCGACCGAACTCGGCCTGCCCGATCGCGGCGACTACAACGACGGCCGCGACAGCACCGGGGCGGCGCTGTCGCAATTCACGATCCTGCCGGACGGCCGGCGCGCGAGCGCATGGACGTGCTACGTCGAGCCGATCAAAACGCATCCGCGCCTGACGATCGTCACGCAGGCGCGCGTGCTGAATCTGCTTTTGCACCGCCAACACGCGTTCGGCGTGCGCTTCCTGCTGCGCGGCGAAACGATCGCGGTGCGCGCAGAGCGCGAAGTGCTGCTGTGCGCGGGCTCGATCATGTCGCCGGCAATCCTGATGCACTCGGGCATCGGCCCTGCGGCGGACCTCGAACGCGCCGGCATTCGGCCCGTCGTCGATCTGCCGGGCGTCGGCGCGAATCTTCACGATCATGCGGCGTGCTCGATGGTGTGGGAAACGACGCGGGAAAACGCCAAGTCGTTCACGACCGGCATGGAAGCGACCGTGTTCATGAGGACGAATGCGTCGCTCGCGACGCCCGACGCGCAGATCCTGCTGTCGACAAACCCGTTCCTGCCGACCGTCAAGCGCGGCTTCACGCTGGTGCCGATGGCGATCGCGCCGCGGAGCCGAGGGCGCGTGCGGCTCACGAGCGCCGATCCGCTCGCCTACCCGAGCATGGACCCGCGCGTGTTCGCCGATCCGCACGATCTCGAAGTGGTCGCAAAGCAGGCGCTCTTCATCCGCGACGTCGCGACGCGCCCATCGCTCTCCGCATGGGGCGCGCGCGAAGTCGCGCCCGGGCCGTCGGTTTCGACGCTTGCCGCGATGATCGGCTATGCGAAGCAGTCGGCCGCGACCGGCTATCACCAGGTCGGCACCGCGCGAATGGGCGTCGATGCGATGGCCGTCGTCGATCCGCAATTGAAGGTTCGCGGCGTGTCGGGACTGCGCGTGATCGACGCGTCGGTGATGCCGACCGTGACGTCCGGCAACACGAACGGACCGGC harbors:
- a CDS encoding GMC family oxidoreductase translates to MPAPTRRRAGLTRDGQQRRDFIDKTLKTIAAAPLLGTASAAAAASPAGVYDYVVIGAGSSGSVLVRRLIDAGHKVLVLEAGPTDSLPAIHEPPSVMQLYHSEVDWAFTTLPQHHAADQRMDWPRGKTLGGSSAINGMVYVRGLPQDFDSWAERGAAGWAWRDVEPYFRRLERFRLDDPLRVHGHDGLLDIGRPTMTPLAHDFVAAATELGLPDRGDYNDGRDSTGAALSQFTILPDGRRASAWTCYVEPIKTHPRLTIVTQARVLNLLLHRQHAFGVRFLLRGETIAVRAEREVLLCAGSIMSPAILMHSGIGPAADLERAGIRPVVDLPGVGANLHDHAACSMVWETTRENAKSFTTGMEATVFMRTNASLATPDAQILLSTNPFLPTVKRGFTLVPMAIAPRSRGRVRLTSADPLAYPSMDPRVFADPHDLEVVAKQALFIRDVATRPSLSAWGAREVAPGPSVSTLAAMIGYAKQSAATGYHQVGTARMGVDAMAVVDPQLKVRGVSGLRVIDASVMPTVTSGNTNGPAMMIAEKAADLLLGIGRSRGK